The genomic region GGTCCTGTAGCATCCCAGTCTCTCACAGACGCCGGATGATGACGATCGCAGCAACACCCGAGCGTTGATCGTGTTGGATGTCCACTCCAAGCCTGCCTCAGCCAGTCGCAGACGACGAATGCGTTTTCGCGACGTTGGCGAGAGAGCGATCGACTGGCCGCGCTTGCAGTCGCGCGTGGCCATGCACCGATGCACCCACGCAATGGCCCGCTGGTAGTAGCAGTTCCATGCGGAGACGCAGTGCTACAGCATGAGGCAGATTCGGGATAGGAAGGACGAGCGTGCACAGCCATTTGGCTCATTGTTGGGCAGATGAGTGGCGTGAGAGCAGCCACGCGATTGACGTGACAGAGTTGCACAGCTGGTGAGACGGGGCGGCTGCTTGGGGATAATGTAGTAGAGTAGGTAGAGCGTAGCTGGCACGGCCGCACGGCTGGGTCTGGGCTGCTCTCGTTGCTGTCTGGCGTTTCATTTCTACGTTTGGGCTAGTTTTAGCGTGTAGGTTTACCTGCTGTAGCGTGTCCGACTGCACGCGCAGTACCTACTATTGGCCACTGCCGTGAGGTTCACTGGGGGCACTGCTAGAGAGCGTGCGTCCATGCGTTCTGCGACGACGACAAGCCTTTCCGCCCACCACGCCCATCGCATCACATCGCCCGCCAGCCTCCAGGACCGCCGCACCCCATCGACACACCACCACCGGGGCACTCTGCGGGCAGTGCCAATGCTGTACAGGGGGTCGTGAGAGCGAGCTGCCGTGTACCTCGCGTGTGCATGTTGGAGCTGCTTATACCGGGCACAGCGAGAGAGTGTTTGAAGGATCACGACTGCGCATTTCTATTCGCGACGCGGCTCTACACCACACCGCGCGCACGCAGGTACTTGGTCGCTAGTGGGATCCCAGCTTGCATCTTCTCCCTTCATATGCCCGTCCGAGCCGACTCGCCGCAGGGCTGAGCAGAGTATCCTATACCGATCGCGCAATGGCTGCCACCATGGACAGTCCCAACACCACCTACCCCGAGTCGCCGATGGACCAGGAGGACGTCGTGTATCCCTGCAAAGGCTGCGGAGAGGTGAGGACAGCAGCACGACGCGACACCGCGACATGTGGTGCCGAGGTGCTAACGGAGTGCATGTAGATACTCGAAGAGGGCAAGGCATTCGAACTGGGTATGTATAGAGGCAGCTCGTCCTGCAATAGATGCACACCATACTAACGACACTGCTCCAGCCGGCAACCGGTGGCATATCGACTGCTTTCGATGCAACACTTGCGACACTCTCCTCGACTCCGATGCGAACCTGCTCCTACTCGGCGACGGCTCTCTCATATGCAACAACTGCACCTACAGCTGCAGTGCCTGCCACAACAAGATTGAGGATCTGGCCATCTTGACCGGTGACCAAGCATTCTGTTCTGGCTGTTTCAGATGTCGCAACTGCAAGAGGAAGATCGAGAATCTGCGCTACGCGAGGACATCGCAGGGCATCTTCTGCATGAGCTGCCATGAAAGCTTGATGGCAAGGCGGCGCAAGAAAGCGCGAACACCAAAGACCACTTCTGGTGCCACGCCTGGGATCGAAAAGGCACTGCCATCGCTGCCACCGGGCGTCGTCCCAGACAGTGCTTTCACGCCGGAAGATGAGACACCGCCCGTCACTTATTCAGAAACTGCCACAAAATCGCAATCGCGACTGTCGAGGGATCGTCAGCTCGGCTCGCGCAACGAAGGCACTTCTACAATACGAGACGTTTCGCCGCTTTCTGACGATCCGCGCAGAGGTGCGCTCAATCACATCCATGAACAGCAGCGTGACATTACAACTAACACGATTCTAGATGGCCCCATCCTGCCAGCTAGCACATACAACAACAGCAGCAGCAGATACACAACGGCTGGAAGCTTGCaggacgacgacgacgacgaaaCTGGTGGAGATATACCTATGGTGCTTGATAACACGCCCATAGCTTCTCCGCTGGTCCCGAGCCAGGCTCCTCCAGTACAGAGAAAGCCCGTGTCTCGGCCCCAAGAACTATCGCCGCCGGTACAGAAAGAGAATCAGCCTCCTCGCGACTACTTTGGTACGAACGGCAGAATATCCGCTAAGCCCGCTCCACGAGACCAGCTATCAAGAGATGCTTTGCGGGAGGACGCTCGTTCGCGATCTGTCTCTACTGAACGCGAACAAGATCGCAATGCTGCACAGGCCAGACCGAGCCCGCACATACTGTCTCAGGATAAGGGTCGTGCGAGAAAGCGCGACACTTCTGGCGGCAACACTCCAGTCAACGGTTCAGCGGCAGCGTCGCCTATCATGCCCAGCACGCAAGATAGAGGAGCAATAAAACAGAAGGCGCCTCCGTTGTCCACAGATGCGCAGACATTGAGCCAGGATACGTTCAGACTGCAAGACGTCCCCCGGACAGCAAAGGCAAGATCACGGGCCAACTCCAGGCAAGGCGCTGTGTCTCCGCAGGTTGTCTCTTCAATCGACAGGCACAGTAGGGAAGATCACACGCACAAGCCAGTGTCTCCAGTCTCTGTGGGCTCCCAGAATTCTGGCATTAATCCCTTCGACGATCCCAAGCGCATGAGAGCATTGCAGCCCTCCGGTGAAACGCCTGTGCCTCCAAGGAATGCGGATCGAATGCTGCCTTTGAGAGGTGACTCGCTTGCTGCCGCCGCTGCACATAGGTCCAAGACTTCTACGCCTGATCCTCCTACGCCGACGGCAGTCTCGAGCTCGACGCACATCAATTCCCGACAGTCGTCGCAGACCTCAAGCCATGAACGGAACCAGTCGTCATCTTCAGTACCTTCCACGTTTACGGATGCGCAGAGCACATTGTCGCGTGATAACAGCAGCCGATCCAAGGTTGAGCAGCCTGCCGTACGAAGCAGTCTCGATGCAGTCGTTCCACCACCACGTGCGGCCTCTCGTCCCACCGCCCCCAGCAAATCTGTCGCCAACGACGACTTCATTGCACCACGACACGCGCCGCCGCCGCCTGTTGGACACACCAGAAATAACGACTCCGTTAGCACAATGCACAGCATCGACAATCGGCCTTCTATCGATGGACAACTATCCCCAGCTTTGCACAGTGCCGGACTTCCGAAGTACAGTCTCGATGGCGGATTCTCAATGGATGATGACCTTGGTCGTATTCTGCGTGGCGAACAAGCGCAAGATAGAAATGGTCCTGCATCCCCATCTGTCCTGCGACGAGTTTCGAATGCAGTGAAACACGGCAGAAGTTTCAGCGACCGAGCAGTGCCGGGAGGCAGATCGCCGAGGAATGGATCGCTAGATATCAGCTTTCCTGCGCATACACCGCTGATAACCTCTCCGACCGGGGCCGATGGATTGGACACTTTGCGGTCTTCACTACGGCGTGCGCAAGTGCACATTGCGGAGCTCGAGGCTGAAAAAGTCAGCCTACAGGAGAAGCTCGATGGCTCGACTGACATGAAAGCTGTTAACACCGAGCTTCGTGAGAAACGATCCACAATGGCATTCCTGGATACGCAACGCGAAATGGTTGTGCGGGAGCTCGAAATCATGACGGAGCATCTGAGCAAGGCCAAGGACACAAGTCAGCCGATCGACCTTGGATCCCTCAAGACCATAATCTTAAGGGACTTTGCCGAATCTTTACAGAAGCTAAAGGATAACATGGGAGCACAAATCGAAGACCTCATGCACAAGCGAAACGAACTGACTGACGAGATCGGGAATCTCATCCAAATGAAGGACAAGGGATTCCAAGAGTACGAGTCTTTGTCGTCGAAGAATTCTCAGCTTCTCCAGCATAATAACGAGCTGATCCGCAGCATCCAGGGGATGTATCAGGACAACAGGCAGCCGAACGGAGCATTGGGAGGCGCGAATGGCCTGGGCATTTACAATCCGGGAGCAAAACTGGACACAACAGGCCCGACCGAAGTACGCAACCTCAATATCGTGAACACTGATTCGAACATGCCCACTTTACTTCACGATCCGGAGTCAGAACCAGCAACTATGCTTACGCAACCGCAAGTTGTAAACATCCGCAAAGGCGGCAAACCAACCAAGTTCAACTGGAGACGAGGTGGCGAGAAGGTTGCCGGCAAAGTGACGAAAGGATTGAAGGGTGCGCTCGGTGGCGACAGAGCTCCAAGCAATCAAGGCCAGTACGCAATTGGCCATCCTTACGACTCCAGACAGGCGGTGGGTGGCAGTGATGTCAGCAGCGTCGCCAGTAAAGCACTCAGCGATGagagcaaagctgctggGTACGGGTTCTTCGGCCAGAAGAATGGAGGAGTAAAGCAAGGCACCGGCTTTGGCCACCTAAAGAACAACAGCAGCACCAACCTCGTCGATTCTTCAGATGGATCAGGTAAGCCAAGTACGACGTCTTGGTGTCCATGTCACATGCTAACGGTAACAGTACTTTTCGGCTCTGAGCTCAGCGCTCGGTGCGAGTTCGAGGGAAGTATGATTCCCAACATTGTAATGCGCTGCATTGCCGAAGTTGAAAAACGTGGCATGGATATAGAAGGCATATACCGCAAGTCTGGAGGTGCCGGCCAGGTGAAGACAGTCCAGCAAGGTTTCGAGAAGGACGACCAATTCGACATTTCCGACGAGGACCTGGACATCCATGCCATCACTAGCGCGATGAAGCAGTACTTCCGCAAGCTACCAACGCCACTCATTGTCTACGAGTCGTACGAAGCCTTGCTTGAAGCTGGCCAATTCCAGGACAAGGAGAAACGTGCCAACGCACTGCGGCAGGCGGTCAACGAATTGCCAGATGCTCATCGTGACTGCCTTCAGTACCTCGTTGGGCATCTGGCTCGTGTTATGGCGCACGAGTCTCACAATCTCATGACACCACTCAACCTTGCCGTTGTATTTGCTCCAACGATCATGCGACCGCTCTCGATTGAGCGGGAGATGAGCGACATGCAGATCCAGCGTCATGCAGTGCAGGCACTACTCGAGAACCACAAAGTGATATTCTCAAACGATGACTAGGCGCACATCTTACCGACTTTCGACACAAATTCAATTCTTCCAATTGGAAATGGCCCACTCGCGGCATAGGGACAGGCTCTTTATGATCGCGGCTTGGCAGGCGCGGCGTTCTGGCGCGATATATCTAAGGCTCGTAGAGCTGTTCTCCTCTTTCCGTCTAACGGGAAGGGCTAATGCTTGGGTAAGAAGGAAGATATACCATGAGCTGAGCGTTTTCGTGAAGAGGCTTGATGAGCTTGCGAGCTCGCACTTTACAGCGGTTTAGCGGAGATACGTTCTTGGAGAGAGACGCGGAAGAATGTTACGATTATGCAATGCCGATTGGTTAATTAAGACCTGGCAAGTCCTTCTCAGCGAAGTAGAGATTGTTGGAAAGACCAATTGAGACTCTTGTACATAACCTCTGTGTCTTCTCTTGTTCTCACGATCCGCCACAATGTGTATGCGCATCGCACGTGATTGATGAACCCGATAAGGTTTAACAGGGGTGGATGCTATTCTAGGTTACGTTGTAACTTTTGTCGTGCTGTCAATGCCAGTCGGGTGGTGCACCACGTTCCGCGTTTTCTCCCTCCTACACCAAATCTTCGGTGTACAATAGCGGGAGCACATCTGGCGATGTTGTAGCGCTGGTGGACCGCACTGCTTAATGTCAAACAACACTACCGGCGCATCGCAGAGGCCTTCACTCTTTTCCTACATTTCTGGAAGCACCAACACTCCGCGCCGTCGTTCGTCGTCTCTCACCCTACCGAAGCACGATCACAGGCGCGAAGATCGCGATCCATACGAGAAGGTCGGCCGTCACGGCTCATACAGCAAGCAGAAGCAGGAATCCATGTCCGAGAAAGTACCAGCCGCCTGGATGAATCAAGGCACGCGAGCACGGTATATCAAGACCGGCTGCTTGATATTCTTCGTTCTTGCTGTGCTATACTACATCATCCCCGGTGGTCGATACTCCTCAGTGCCTGGCGCAGGCAAGTTCCCCGGTGGAGATGTTGCAAGCGATCCTTCGGTAGCGACCTCGAAATGCACGCGCAGCTATTCCAAGGACAAGCCACTTATACAGTATGCGCTCATGGTGGATGCGGGAAGCACAGGAAGCAGAATTCACGTTTACAAGTTCAACAACTGCGGACCTACACCCGAGCTGGAGGATGAGATCTTCAAGATGACGGAGAAGAGGGAGGGTGGTTCGGGCCTGAGCAGCTACAAGGGAGATGCCGAGGGCGCTGCAAAGAGCTTGGATGTCCTCATGGATGTGGCAGTGAAAAACGTGCCCGACAAGCTGAAGGGCTGCACACCAGTGGCTGTGAAGGCAACGGCAGGTCTGAGGAAGTTGGGCCCAGAGATGAGCGATGCTATTCTCAAGGCTGTTCGGAACCGCTTGGAGACTGTCTACCCATTCCCAGTCGTCAGCGAAGAGAATGGCGGGGTGCAAGTCATGGATGGCAAGGACGAGGGCGTGTACGCATGGATCACGACCAACTACTTGCTGGGCAAGATTGGTGGTCCGGACAAGACACCTACTGCTGCAGTCTTCGATCTCGGAGGTGGTAGCACGCAAATTGTGTTCCAGCCTACCTTCAAAGAGGCTTCAGATGGTGGAATGCCTGAACAACTGGCTCCAGGCGATCACAAATACGATCTCAAGTTTGGCGGTCGCGAGTTCACGCTCTACCA from Fulvia fulva chromosome 2, complete sequence harbors:
- a CDS encoding Rho GTPase-activating protein 15, translating into MAATMDSPNTTYPESPMDQEDVVYPCKGCGEILEEGKAFELAGNRWHIDCFRCNTCDTLLDSDANLLLLGDGSLICNNCTYSCSACHNKIEDLAILTGDQAFCSGCFRCRNCKRKIENLRYARTSQGIFCMSCHESLMARRRKKARTPKTTSGATPGIEKALPSLPPGVVPDSAFTPEDETPPVTYSETATKSQSRLSRDRQLGSRNEGTSTIRDVSPLSDDPRRGALNHIHEQQRDITTNTILDGPILPASTYNNSSSRYTTAGSLQDDDDDETGGDIPMVLDNTPIASPLVPSQAPPVQRKPVSRPQELSPPVQKENQPPRDYFGTNGRISAKPAPRDQLSRDALREDARSRSVSTEREQDRNAAQARPSPHILSQDKGRARKRDTSGGNTPVNGSAAASPIMPSTQDRGAIKQKAPPLSTDAQTLSQDTFRLQDVPRTAKARSRANSRQGAVSPQVVSSIDRHSREDHTHKPVSPVSVGSQNSGINPFDDPKRMRALQPSGETPVPPRNADRMLPLRGDSLAAAAAHRSKTSTPDPPTPTAVSSSTHINSRQSSQTSSHERNQSSSSVPSTFTDAQSTLSRDNSSRSKVEQPAVRSSLDAVVPPPRAASRPTAPSKSVANDDFIAPRHAPPPPVGHTRNNDSVSTMHSIDNRPSIDGQLSPALHSAGLPKYSLDGGFSMDDDLGRILRGEQAQDRNGPASPSVLRRVSNAVKHGRSFSDRAVPGGRSPRNGSLDISFPAHTPLITSPTGADGLDTLRSSLRRAQVHIAELEAEKVSLQEKLDGSTDMKAVNTELREKRSTMAFLDTQREMVVRELEIMTEHLSKAKDTSQPIDLGSLKTIILRDFAESLQKLKDNMGAQIEDLMHKRNELTDEIGNLIQMKDKGFQEYESLSSKNSQLLQHNNELIRSIQGMYQDNRQPNGALGGANGLGIYNPGAKLDTTGPTEVRNLNIVNTDSNMPTLLHDPESEPATMLTQPQVVNIRKGGKPTKFNWRRGGEKVAGKVTKGLKGALGGDRAPSNQGQYAIGHPYDSRQAVGGSDVSSVASKALSDESKAAGYGFFGQKNGGVKQGTGFGHLKNNSSTNLVDSSDGSVLFGSELSARCEFEGSMIPNIVMRCIAEVEKRGMDIEGIYRKSGGAGQVKTVQQGFEKDDQFDISDEDLDIHAITSAMKQYFRKLPTPLIVYESYEALLEAGQFQDKEKRANALRQAVNELPDAHRDCLQYLVGHLARVMAHESHNLMTPLNLAVVFAPTIMRPLSIEREMSDMQIQRHAVQALLENHKVIFSNDD
- a CDS encoding putative guanosine-diphosphatase, which encodes MSNNTTGASQRPSLFSYISGSTNTPRRRSSSLTLPKHDHRREDRDPYEKVGRHGSYSKQKQESMSEKVPAAWMNQGTRARYIKTGCLIFFVLAVLYYIIPGGRYSSVPGAGKFPGGDVASDPSVATSKCTRSYSKDKPLIQYALMVDAGSTGSRIHVYKFNNCGPTPELEDEIFKMTEKREGGSGLSSYKGDAEGAAKSLDVLMDVAVKNVPDKLKGCTPVAVKATAGLRKLGPEMSDAILKAVRNRLETVYPFPVVSEENGGVQVMDGKDEGVYAWITTNYLLGKIGGPDKTPTAAVFDLGGGSTQIVFQPTFKEASDGGMPEQLAPGDHKYDLKFGGREFTLYQHSYLGYGLMEARNNLHSVIIEGLHENNPQSKTWLSKPISNPCFGIGMSKEVEVNLREGHPLGSSITVNMTGPAVGSPAQCRALAEKTLKKEAECKLAPCAFNGVHQPSLEKTFSREDVYLFSYFYDRTRPLGMPESFTLRELKDLAARVCQGGDAWKVFESVPGALEELEDRPETCLDLNFMMALLHTGYEMPIDREVKIAKKIKGNELGWCLGASLPLLSQESGWSCKVQKVQ